AGAGATTATGAAAAGTATTTTTCTCTTCATAATCAAGATAGTGAAAAATTTCTGTACTATTTAAATGGAAAGGAATTGGATAAAAATTATATAATAAATGAAGGAGATAGAATTTACAGAGTACTAAAAAATCAGGAAGAAAAAGAGCAAATTACAGGTAATATAGGGGAAAATTCAATAGAGGATAAAGTACATAAGATTACAAAAGAGAATAAGGAGAATTTTCAGCAAATAAATAAAATCAAAGAAGATAATAAAAAAGAAATAACTGTTACTGTAAATGGTAAGAATATAGTACTTAAAGAGAAAAAAGAGTATATATTTGTAGATATATTTAATTATGTGGAATTTGATTTAAGCAGGACAAAAGGAAAACTATACTTACATTTAAATGGGAACAATGCAGGATATTATGATAAGCTGTCTCAGGGAGATATAATAGAGCTTGGATGGGAATAGAGTCTTATAAATAATTGGAGGTAGAAATATGGATAGAGATTTTTTTAGTATGGCACAGTCTATAAAGAAGGAATTAATTGATATAAGAAGAGATCTTCATAGACATCCTGAACTAGGGTATGAAGAGGAAAGAACTTCTCTTAAAATAAAAGAATTCTTAAAAAAAATAGGTGTAGAATATATGGAAACTGCTAGTACAGGGGTTTGTGGAATAATAAGGGGAAAAGGAAATAAAACTATAGGTATAAGGGCTGATATAGATGCACTTCCTCTGAAAGATCATAAAAACTGCAGCTATTCTTCTAAAGTAAAAGGAAAGATGCATGCCTGCGGTCATGATGCACATACCACTATACTTTTAGGAACAGCTAAAGTTTTAAATAGCGTAAAGGACGAATTGAAAGGAACAGTAAAGTTGTTTTTTGAGCCTGCAGAGGAAACTACTGGAGGAGCTAAACTGATGGTAAAGGAAGGGGTGCTTGAAAATCCCAGAGTAGATAGGGTAATAGGACTTCATGTGGATGAAAATATAGAAGTGGGAAATATAGGCGTAAAATTGGGGGTGGTAAATGCAGCTTCTAATCCATTTACCATAAAAATTAAAGGAGTGGGAGCTCACGGTGCAAGACCCCATATGGGAGTCGATCCCATAGTTATAAGCAGCCATGTAATATTATCACTTCAAGAAATTATAAGCAGGGAACTTCCTCCAACTGATGCGGCAGTCATTACAGTAGGTTCCATACATGGAGGAACTGCTCAAAATATAATACCAGAAGAAGTTGTAATAGCTGGTACCATGAGAACTATGAGAACTGAACATAGGGAATATGTTAAAGAAAGACTCAGGGAGATAACCTCTGGTGTTGTAAATTCTATGAGAGGAAAGTATGAAATAGATATAGAAGAGAGCTATCCTTGTCTGTATAATGATGATGATGTAATTAAAGATATTTTAAAGGCAGCTTATAAGGAAATAGGAGAAGAACATGTAAAAATGCTGGAAAGTCCAAGTATGGGTGTGGAGAGTTTCGCTTATTTTTCTATGGAAAGGCCTTCTGCATTTTATTATTTAGGTTGTAGAAATGAAAGTAAAAATATAATATATCCAGCTCATGGAAGCTTATTTGATATAGATGAAGATTGCCTTCCTATTGGAGTTTCCATACAGTGCAGGGCAGCTTATGATTTTTTGAAATAAGCGGTATTGTTAATATGGTCAAATAGTATATTGGATAAATTATGCCTAAAGTTTTCATTGTAGATATGATTAAACTTTAGGTATATTTTTAAAAAATCTATCTGAAGGTATTCTTACATTACATATGAATTTTGATATAATAAATTTTATATATTGCTTTATGCAATAATAGTATTATATAATTAAATATTGTTGGTATAAAATTTCAAAATAAAAAATATTTAAGATACCAGGAGAGATAAGATGAAAGTAGAAATAGGAAGTAATGAATCAGGTCAGCGATTGGATAAATTTTTAAGAAAATGGCTTCAGGATGTACCTATAAGCGGCATATATAAGGCTATAAGAAAAGGCGATATTAAAGTAAATGGAAAAAAGACTAAAGAGAAGTATTTCCTTATGGATAAGGATATAGTAGAAGCTCAATATATAGTTTCAAAGGGGAAAAATTTTGAGTTTAATAAGGTAAACAGTAATTTTTTGAAGATAACCTATGAAGATGAAAATATGATTCTGGTGGAAAAGTGGCCGGGAGTATTAGTGCATTCAGATAAAAAGACTGATGATGTGACTTTAACAGATTATGTATTATCTCATTTATATGACAAGGGAGATTTTAAACCGGAAACAGAAGTTACCTTTACTCCTTCTCCCTGTAATAGGCTGGATAGAAATACTTCGGGTATAGTAATATATGGAAAAAACTATGAGTCGTTGAAATTGTTAAATGAAATAATAAGGGAGAGAAATATAAGAAAATATTACCAGGCATTGGTGAAGGGAAGAATAAATGAAGGTATTTATGAAGGATATATATTAAAAGATAGAAAAAATAATATTTCCAATGTATATGATTCACCTAAAAAGAATACGAAAAAAATATCTATGGATGTAAAAGTTCTTCATACCTGTGGTACCTATTCCTTAGTGGAATTGGAATTAATTACAGGTAGAAGTCATCAGTTAAGGACACATTTAGCACATTTAGGAAATCCTATAATAGGAGATACTAAATATGGCATATCTAAAATAAATAGTTTTTTTTATAACAAGTATGGATTAACCTATCAGTATTTATATGCCTATAAGGTAATTTTTAAGGATTGTACTGGAAAGTTAAGTTATATGAATAACAAAACTATATCAGAAAAGCTTCCACCTATATTTAAAAAGATAAAAAATGATATATTTAATAAATTTTAAATATTTATTGTTTTGCAAGTTTTTTGACAGGGAGTTTTAAATTATGAAAGAACAATCAACAACTAAAGGTTTTGCCATACTTTCTATGGCAGGAATGTTAGTAAAGGTATTATCTGTACTGTATATTCCTATATTGATGAAAATAATTGGAGAAGAGGGCTATGGATTATATGGCGCATCCTATCAGATATATGCCTTTATCTTTGTACTTGCCAATTCAGGCATACCTGTAGCTATATCAAAACTTATATCTGAACTTGCTGCAGTTGGAAATTATAGAGATGCAGTTAAAGCATTTAAGATAGCACGGTTTATTCTAGTAATCCTAGGTATAGTAATGGCCGCATTTCTTATGGTTTTTGCATTACCTTTAGCTAAAGCAACCCATTACAAAGAAGTGTATTTATCGCTTATAAATCTTGCCCCGGCTATATTATTTACCTCTATTGCTTCAGCATATAGGGGGTATTTTCAGGGACGGGGAAATATGACTCCTACTGCAGTATCCCAGGTAATAGAACAAATATTAAATACAATATTTACTCTTGTGTTTGCTGCATATTTAATGAGATATGGAGTGGAAGCAGGCTGTGCAGGAGGAACCATGGGAACATCTATAGGGGCTTTAGCCTCTGCAAGTTTTTTAATTATGTGCTATGGAAAAAATAACAAATTTAAAGCCCCGGAGGGTGCGCTGCAGGTAGACAATGCGAGACTTACTACCCGGGAACTTGTAAGGAAAATTATAACATATGGGCTGCCCATAACACTATGTGTAGGCATGACCTATGCTGGAAATATAGTTGATTTATGGAATACAAAAAAGAGGCTCATGGACGGAGGAATAAGTGAAATCGGAGCAACTATACTCTATGGTTATCTTACAAAATATCAACAGCTTTTAAATGTTCCAATCTCTATAATATCTTCACTATCCATGGCAATACTTCCTGCTATATCTGCAGCAGTGGCTATTAAGAATGGAAAGAAGATAAAAGATAATATAAATTATTCTTTAAGACTTTGTTTTTTAATTGCAATGCCCTGTGCAGTAGGACTTTCTGTTTTAAGTGGACCTGTATTTTCCATGCTTAAGTTTGGAAAAGGTTCTTATATTATGACCTGGGGTGCCATTGTGCTTGTACTTATGTCTATTATGCAAATTCAGACTACCATATTGCAGAGTATAGGAAAACTTTTTACTGCTACTTTTTATTCTATATTAGGTATAGCTATAAAAATATGTGTAAATTATTATCTGATTTCAATACCTGAAATAAACATATTGGGAGCGGTAGCAGGAAGCATTTTAGGATTTATTATACCTATAACCTTAAATCATAGAATTATTAAGAAATCCTTAGGAGTGAAGGTGAGTCTGATAAGTCATGCAGTTAGACCTGCACTGGCTTCTGCAGTGATGGGGGCCGTGGTGTTTTTTGTGTATTCCTCCATAAATTATATATCCCTGTTTATAAAATTTCAATATATATCAAATGC
This genomic interval from Clostridium kluyveri contains the following:
- a CDS encoding M20 metallopeptidase family protein; the encoded protein is MDRDFFSMAQSIKKELIDIRRDLHRHPELGYEEERTSLKIKEFLKKIGVEYMETASTGVCGIIRGKGNKTIGIRADIDALPLKDHKNCSYSSKVKGKMHACGHDAHTTILLGTAKVLNSVKDELKGTVKLFFEPAEETTGGAKLMVKEGVLENPRVDRVIGLHVDENIEVGNIGVKLGVVNAASNPFTIKIKGVGAHGARPHMGVDPIVISSHVILSLQEIISRELPPTDAAVITVGSIHGGTAQNIIPEEVVIAGTMRTMRTEHREYVKERLREITSGVVNSMRGKYEIDIEESYPCLYNDDDVIKDILKAAYKEIGEEHVKMLESPSMGVESFAYFSMERPSAFYYLGCRNESKNIIYPAHGSLFDIDEDCLPIGVSIQCRAAYDFLK
- a CDS encoding RluA family pseudouridine synthase, with the translated sequence MKVEIGSNESGQRLDKFLRKWLQDVPISGIYKAIRKGDIKVNGKKTKEKYFLMDKDIVEAQYIVSKGKNFEFNKVNSNFLKITYEDENMILVEKWPGVLVHSDKKTDDVTLTDYVLSHLYDKGDFKPETEVTFTPSPCNRLDRNTSGIVIYGKNYESLKLLNEIIRERNIRKYYQALVKGRINEGIYEGYILKDRKNNISNVYDSPKKNTKKISMDVKVLHTCGTYSLVELELITGRSHQLRTHLAHLGNPIIGDTKYGISKINSFFYNKYGLTYQYLYAYKVIFKDCTGKLSYMNNKTISEKLPPIFKKIKNDIFNKF
- a CDS encoding putative polysaccharide biosynthesis protein; its protein translation is MKEQSTTKGFAILSMAGMLVKVLSVLYIPILMKIIGEEGYGLYGASYQIYAFIFVLANSGIPVAISKLISELAAVGNYRDAVKAFKIARFILVILGIVMAAFLMVFALPLAKATHYKEVYLSLINLAPAILFTSIASAYRGYFQGRGNMTPTAVSQVIEQILNTIFTLVFAAYLMRYGVEAGCAGGTMGTSIGALASASFLIMCYGKNNKFKAPEGALQVDNARLTTRELVRKIITYGLPITLCVGMTYAGNIVDLWNTKKRLMDGGISEIGATILYGYLTKYQQLLNVPISIISSLSMAILPAISAAVAIKNGKKIKDNINYSLRLCFLIAMPCAVGLSVLSGPVFSMLKFGKGSYIMTWGAIVLVLMSIMQIQTTILQSIGKLFTATFYSILGIAIKICVNYYLISIPEINILGAVAGSILGFIIPITLNHRIIKKSLGVKVSLISHAVRPALASAVMGAVVFFVYSSINYISLFIKFQYISNALSTVISILVGMATYAIALVLVGGIDSRDIQSMPVRVTKLMPKFILRKVFLKRKLL